Part of the Paenibacillus guangzhouensis genome is shown below.
GGTATCCGGGTTCCTCATGTTCGTCGTGCCGGAGTTTCGCGTCCCGCTTACGTGGGCACTGGCCTCATTTCTTGTCGGAGCGATTCTCTTCTCCTATCCCTTGATCCTGACATCACGATTCGAGCAGAAGAATGATCAGATCTATCTGAAACGCTCCAATATGTTCATCTTCGTCATTGTCGGACTTCTCGTCCTTCGTGTCATTCTGCATGATGTGCTTGAACAATACATCACGGTTCCTCAGAGCGCAGGCCTCTTCTTCATCCTTGCCTTCGGCATGTTGCTCCCATGGCGTGTCGCAATGCTGATGCAGTTCCGTAAGCTGCAGCATGCGAGTGTTCGAGTATAATAAAAAGGCTGTATCCGAGGCTCTCCATTCGAAAGGAGAGATTCGATACAGCCTTTTATTTTTTCATATCGATGCTAGCTCTGAACCGACCAAGCTTCGAGCGATAATGTTGGCTCGCCTTTCAGGTCCAGCGCTGTAAATTCGCCGCGCTTCCACTTCAAGTAAGCAGCCGCGCCAATCATCGCTGCATTATCGCTGCATAAGGCGAACGGCGGGATTAACAGCGGCAAGCCTTCAGCTCCACAGCGCGCTGTCAAGGCTTCACGCAACCCCTTATTAGCTGCTACACCACCGCATAAGAGCAGCTGCTTCACGTTGAATTCCTTCGCGGCGCGAATCGCCTTCTCCGTCAGCACCTCAATTACCGACTCTTGGAATCCGCGAGCGACATTGGCCAAGTTCAATTCTTCATTTCGCATCTTCGTCTGATTAATCACATTCAGTACCGCCGATTTCAAGCCGCTAAAGCTGAAATCATAGGAATCCGGCTCGAGCCATGAACGCGGCAATGGCACCGCAGCTTCCGCTTCATGCGCCAGACGGTCCACATGCGGGCCGCCAGGGTATGGGAATTGCAGCGCACGCGCGACTTTATCATACGCTTCACCTACCGCGTCATCCCGCGTCCGACCGATCATACGAAATACGCCTTCGCTCTCCAGCAAGACGAGTTCGGTATGCCCGCCGGATACGACGAGCGCCATACACGGGTATTCTATTTCATGTACCAACTGATTAGCGTAAATATGACCTGCAATATGATGCGTTCCGATCAACGGCAGGTCAAGCGCCATTGCGAGCGCCTTGGCTGCCACAATACCCACGAGCAGCGCACCGACAAGACCAGGTCCCATCGTCACAGCAATCGCAGACAAATCGGTTAGCGCAATGCCAGCCTTTTCTACGGCTTCCTCCGTCGTAATCGTAATCGTCTCCACATGCTTGCGTGAAGCCACTTCCGGCACGACACCACCGAAGCGTTTGTGCGTCTCAATCTGACTCGCTACAATATTCGATAATATTTCTTTGCCGTCCTTAATGACCGCGACGCTAGTCTCATCACAACTTGTCTCGATCGCTAATATATAATTGGGCTTCCCTTCGCCATAAACGTTACTCATGTCTGTCACCTGCCTCTTTCGATCCAGGGATTGTTCCCCCAGATTCGATGGTTTCCCATTCTACCGGAATATCCGCCCACATAATAAGTGCATCTTCATTATTGTCGGAATAATAACGAGGACGAACACCCGCTTGCGAGAAACCAAATTTTTGATATAAATT
Proteins encoded:
- a CDS encoding CcdC family protein gives rise to the protein MAGSLFSMHGLSILATILGGSAVIFLRLRAANKPTNMKKIIMPPVGMVSGFLMFVVPEFRVPLTWALASFLVGAILFSYPLILTSRFEQKNDQIYLKRSNMFIFVIVGLLVLRVILHDVLEQYITVPQSAGLFFILAFGMLLPWRVAMLMQFRKLQHASVRV
- the tsaD gene encoding tRNA (adenosine(37)-N6)-threonylcarbamoyltransferase complex transferase subunit TsaD, giving the protein MSNVYGEGKPNYILAIETSCDETSVAVIKDGKEILSNIVASQIETHKRFGGVVPEVASRKHVETITITTEEAVEKAGIALTDLSAIAVTMGPGLVGALLVGIVAAKALAMALDLPLIGTHHIAGHIYANQLVHEIEYPCMALVVSGGHTELVLLESEGVFRMIGRTRDDAVGEAYDKVARALQFPYPGGPHVDRLAHEAEAAVPLPRSWLEPDSYDFSFSGLKSAVLNVINQTKMRNEELNLANVARGFQESVIEVLTEKAIRAAKEFNVKQLLLCGGVAANKGLREALTARCGAEGLPLLIPPFALCSDNAAMIGAAAYLKWKRGEFTALDLKGEPTLSLEAWSVQS